The following proteins come from a genomic window of Miscanthus floridulus cultivar M001 chromosome 2, ASM1932011v1, whole genome shotgun sequence:
- the LOC136537550 gene encoding cell number regulator 7-like codes for MYPAKPTATAASELAAGMAPPVTGIPISSPIHVAGAGAVAASQWSSGLCACFDDCGLCCLTCWCPCITFGRIAEIVDRGATSCGAAGAIYTLLACFTGCQWIYSCTYRSKMRAQLGLPDVGCCDCCVHFCCEPCALCQQYRELKARGFDPELGWDVNAQKAALATAGMYPPAAQGMAR; via the exons ATGTATCCGGCCAAGCCCACCGCTACCGCCGCTAGCGAGCTGGCCGCCGGGATGGCGCCGCCGGTGACCGGCATCCCCATCAGCAGCCCCATCcacgtcgccggcgccggcgcggtcGCGGCCAGCCAGTGGTCCTCCGGCCTCTGCGCCTGCTTCGACGACTGCGGCCTCT gctgcctgACGTGCTGGTGCCCGTGCATCACGTTCGGGCGGATCGCGGAGATCGTGGACCGCGGCGCGACGTCGTGCGGCGCCGCGGGGGCGATCTACACGCTGCTGGCCTGCTTCACGGGCTGCCAGTGGATCTACTCCTGCACGTACCGCTCCAAGATGCGCGCGCAGCTCGGCCTCCCCGACGTCGGCTGCTGCGACTGCTGCGTCCACTTCTGCTGCGAGCCATGCGCGCTCTGCCAGCAGTACAGAGAGCTCAAGGCCCGCGGCTTCGACCCCGAGCTCGGTTGGGACGTCAACGCACAGAAGGCGGCGTTGGCCACCGCCGGCATGTACCCGCCGGCGGCGCAGGGGATGGCCCGCTAA